One genomic window of Bombus fervidus isolate BK054 chromosome 14, iyBomFerv1, whole genome shotgun sequence includes the following:
- the Rhogap19d gene encoding rho GTPase activating protein at 19D isoform X3, translated as MAEDRNNSQRLVRQAHTIEHGSSPPPVSTLPTGSGGGVGTIASAIATTGGVQRYDSPPRGPRTLLLRRGENGFGFTLRHFIVYPPESCCMLPGHERTRIDEPMDTIFVKQVRGNSPAAEAGLRTGDRVVSVDGRPTRGEQYAKVVQRIQQAGPWLRLLVVSKEDDILQRYFGETAHNPETNQRPRLRSPERSGHRQRRSVSMIPSLSPRTRQSWVCPARSSMPTPLCQDQDSPRQLIDDSVGIIDKHQQQLQRNIAKSNIFVGTLTRIHENIASAGTLLPGERQSIDTKNGTSSLPSSPGPEKKVNDKFPILPQGLQIVSKRAKQFESGRLLSDDDEPTGDRISLYKSELSRLSTKHSVPNVAVRRREFESKAEAQEPRRIPPVPTRETKSLDSGSGLKGNRIIPVGSKHIHCEPPGNYNSLEETPNSRITDGETVRPRIRSNSAESWESTSTSNLLNTVRLHWFQRQDDTERKRDTNGNDNSVYVDATSICDGKEKIVEKGSRRQQQDGYAQIIKAESGVLPSDNDMHNNEVVFRRQKNTQIADEDRATRRVSYLKATWGERIHVDSDLELSDSEPITHTSRSIHKRWRLPLLPNDIASLRRIFEEVTQSTSLNKNINRGNSICTGREAATGIIKDIGQVEREGPLHVKFTVLDGKRSSDRSWKQLWGVLRGPILFFYKDRQNQSPSLSCDSENVAQSVDVRCSLVDIAEDYTKRKHVLRLANPNAEVLLQTEDAASMALWLRALHEHAAAEKPSEIAHNSTLKQQAVPQTPGPTSSSSTCQTTTNASPMTISTGSGSGGQRLSPLPGHKGIKKLTSFRNRSPTGQSPINKTRKPSQTIDSLVSPKTKTWKGRVAKQLRRMHGQTGSPSSPTTQLPPEGATFKVPLELCPPSSFSEYVPLIVEMCTSIVEARGLEVVGIYRVPGNTAAISHLTDSVNKGFENINLQDPRWSDVNVISSLLKSFFRQLPDSLLTAELYPMFIDADKVEDPQRRMTTIRKLLRDLPEHHFETLKYLMFHLKRIVEHSEVNKMEAKNLAIVFGPTLVRASGSRDNMVTMVTDMSHQCRIVESLLNNVDWFFSDDDLDDLSRLSVNLSLPADTSEIETTTSSNNHNLLLNNIQKVEGREMASAKDIVSSIISAANRKIQRRRKCQDETDNETHDVDKLRMKQEAENLQNRRSMALNERQCSVSEIVLMHESQNQSNRSIDRCDRSPTLDQTAITSASIGGSDVIADCTINNRDCTLNSHDDVSSEKSNRYLNRMVESVPSIQPTHRSAVSSASESSRLSSETGLSCFDASSTLSSASNDTKQSNDEVTIRTYAGLSASTQERIRRFEQETKAMLQRDRNRQRREAERREEERRRIEMEWQLAKREMENDDLLDSIVDTTVTTPTTYLSSTTRLSSFNDRLADKSFLDIGSRSTARMPSLSIAVQQQPTPVRRVSQLADEPATILPSENVSNTIIKKLKTDSEQSLEKSTTLPPIRYGSLDSLHETHNVSQSSLSPTNQQRKPLSSDVSDDGSDLLTSLTTTFDRKWKSLVNSSNQTIRGSATENLSLSDEDAAITRDSQNLRNQRGGGGGLREEKEEHKTACPQSCSIETYRDPSLHKTSIEKHQYVRQKNDAPEKDTDSSVTENSSVDRPDNTDMPDNDRSANVRKRVEPKQEQLRSSKETTTTATATATATVYEASLAANEPQECCRHEKETSVLAQNGGKAIDDVKDFRHDVDSANYSNKLEKFESLTNSEVRSRLKRSESLNKRSENTSSKLKRSESLNKHSVERLSSPTNGKLKRSESLNKHSERSDSPNSKLKRSESLTKTEKTECNISKRRQSVRKDSATKLKRKNGMPERSIKRRHTVGGTKDFDKVHWLDNKLQVEAERVVRNEYRPKKSQLRTSSPDLSTGRIGLTDTSFLIEVSFRGPSNVVFNVTNARPQSLPDTSLTSKVFKVPLESHV; from the exons ATGGCTGAGGACCGAAATAATTCCCAACGATTGGTTAGGCAGGCGCACACG ATAGAACACGGTTCGTCACCGCCTCCAGTATCGACGCTTCCGACAGGATCGGGTGGCGGTGTCGGGACAATCGCTAGTGCGATAGCAACAACGGGAGGCGTTCAACGGTACGATTCGCCACCTAGAGGCCCAAGAACGTTATTGCTGCGCCGCGGAGAAAATGGTTTTGGCTTTACCCTCCGTCATTTTATCGTTTACCCACCGGAGTCCTGTTGC ATGCTACCAGGACACGAACGAACGAGGATAGACGAGCCGATGGATACGATATTCGTGAAACAGGTACGCGGAAATTCGCCAGCAGCCGAAGCAGGTTTACGTACAGGGGATAGGGTCGTTTCCGTCGACGGAAGACCAACGCGCGGTGAGCAATACGCGAAAGTAGTTCAACGTATCCAGCAGGCGGGTCCCTGGCTACGACTTCTCGTGGTCTCCAAAGAGGACGATATCTTGCAAAGATATTTCGGTGAAACTGCTCACAATCCTGAAACCAATCAACGACCGCGTCTTCGTTCTCCGGAGAGAAGTGGACACAGGCAACGCAGATCGGTCAGTATGATTCCCAGTTTGTCGCCAAGAACCAGACAGTCTTGGGTTTGTCCCGCACGAAGCTCAATGCCGACACCGCTATGTCAAGATCAAGATTCACCTCGGCAGCTGATCGACGACAGTGTAGGAATCATCGATAAACATCAGCAACAATTGCAACGAAACATAGCTAAATCGAACATTTTTGTTGGAACCCTGACGAGAATACATGAAAATATCGCAAGCGCTGGCACTTTACTACCCGGTGAACGGCAATCGATAGATacgaaaaatggtacttcTTCTCTGCCTTCGTCTCCTGGACCTGAAAAAAAGgtaaatgataaatttccGATACTTCCGCAAGGACTTCAAATCGTATCGAAGCGAGCGAAACAGTTCGAGTCAGGGCGATTATTAAGCGACGACGATGAACCGACCGGTGATCGAATCAGCCTCTACAAAAGCGAACTGTCGAGATTATCGACTAAGCATAGCGTGCCGAACGTTGCCGTTAGAAGAAGGGAATTTGAATCGAAAGCCGAAGCTCAAGAACCGAGAAGAATACCACCTGTGCCAACCAGGGAAACCAAATCCTTGGATAGTG GTAGCGGATTAAAAGGCAACAGAATAATACCTGTAGGCAGCAAACATATCCACTGTGAACCGCCGGGCAACTATAACTCGTTAGAAG AGACACCCAATTCGAGAATCACAGACGGGGAAACAGTACGGCCGAGAATTCGTAGCAACAGTGCTGAATCATGGGAATCTACGAGTACAAGCAATTTGTTAAATACCGTTAGACTTCACTGGTTTCAACGACAGGACGATACCGAGCGAAAGCGAGATACGAACGGAAATGACAATAGTGTTTACGTTGATGCGACTAGTATATGTGATGGAAAGGAGAAAATCGTGGAGAAAGGGTCTAGAAGACAACAACAGGATGGTTACGCGCAAATCATCAAAGCTGAATCTG GTGTATTGCCATCGGATAACGATATGCACAATAACGAAGTTGTATTCAGGCGGCAAAAGAATACGCAGATTG CAGACGAAGATCGTGCCACAAGAAGGGTATCCTACTTGAAAGCAACTTGGGGCGAACGAATCCATGTCGACAGTGATTTGGAACTAAGCGACTCGGAGCCTATTACCCATACTTCTAGAAG CATTCATAAGAGATGGCGGCTACCGCTACTTCCAAACGATATAGCATCGCTGCGTCGCATCTTCGAGGAAGTGACTCAATCGACGagtttaaacaaaaatattaatcg TGGCAATTCTATTTGTACTGGCCGGGAAGCAGCGACTGGCATTATAAAAGACATCGGACAAGTGGAACGAGAGGGACCTTTACATGTCAAATTTACTGTACTTGATGGCAAG cGATCTTCCGATCGATCATGGAAACAGCTATGGGGTGTTCTTCGCGGACCGATTCTCTTCTTTTATAAGGATCGTCAAAATCAG agtcCTTCGTTATCCTGCGACAGCGAAAATGTAGCTCAAAGCGTAGATGTGAGATGTTCCCTCGTAGATATCGCGGAGGATTATACGAAACGTAAACACGTATTACGGTTAGCAAATCCGAACGCTGAAGTTTTGCTACAGACCGAAGACGCAGCGTCCATGGCGCTTTGGCTACGAGCTCTACATGAACATGCTGCTGCTGAAAAACCGTCC GAAATTGCTCATAATAGTACTTTGAAGCAACAAGCTGTCCCGCAAACTCCAGGTCCCACCAGCAGTTCTTCAACCTGTCAAACAACCACGAACGCTAGTCCAATGACAATATCGACTGGTAGTGGTAGTGGTGGTCAGCGATTAAGCCCCCTTCCAGGACATAAAGGCATCAAGAAATTAACTTCGTTTAGGAACAGATCTCCGACTGGACAATCACCGATAAACAAGACTCGAAAACCGAGTCAAACGATCGATAGTTTGGTTTCTCCAAAGACCAAGACATGGAAGGGTAGAGTCGCAAAACAATTGCGGAGAATGCATGGACAAACGGGATCTCCTTCTTCACCAACAACGCAACTACCACCAGAAGGTGCTACGTTCAAAGTACCGCTTGAACTTTGTCCACCG TCATCTTTCTCGGAATACGTGCCATTGATCGTTGAAATGTGCACGAGTATCGTCGAAGCGAGGGGTCTCGAAGTAGTCGGTATTTATAGAGTACCCGGTAACACTGCCGCTATTTCACATTTGACTGACAGCGTGAACAAAGGATTCGAAAATATCAATCTCCag GATCCTAGATGGAGCGACGTAAACGTAATATCTTCTCTTCTGAAGTCGTTCTTTCGACAGCTCCCAGATTCGCTACTCACCGCGGAATTATACCCTATGTTTATCGATGCCGATAAAGTTGAGGATCCTCAAAGAAGAATGACAACGATAAGGAAGTTGCTCAGGGATCTTCCGGAACATCACTTTGAAACTCTCAAGTATTTgatgtttcatttaaaaagaatagtCGAACATAGCGAGGTTAATAAGATGGAGGCAAAGAATTTGGCCATTGTGTTTGGTCCAACATTAGTTAGAGCCAGTGGTTCCAGAGATAATATGGTTACTATGGTTACGGATATGTCGCATCAGTGTCGAATCGTTGAAAGTTTATTAAACAAC GTCGATTGGTTCTTTTCGGACGATGATTTGGACGATTTAAGTCGACTGAGCGTGAATCTCAGTCTTCCAGCTGACACTAGCGAGATCGAGACTACAACATCGAGTAATAATCATAATCTCTTGTTGAACAACATTCAGAAAGTCGAAG GACGCGAAATGGCTTCTGCTAAGGACATTGTATCATCTATCATATCCGCTGCTAAtcgtaaaatacaaagaagaagaaagtgtCAAGACGAGACGGATAACGAAACTCACGATGTCGATAAG CTGAGGATGAAACAAGAAGCAGAAAACCTTCAAAATCGGCGAAGCATGGCATTGAACGAGAGGCAATGTTCGGTCAGTGAGATCGTTTTAATGCACGAAAGTCAGAATCAGTCGAATCGTTCCATCGATCGATGCGATCGGTCACCGACGCTTGATCAGACTGCGATTACTAGCGCAAGTATCGGTGGTTCCGATGTCATAGCTGATTGCACGATTAATAACCGTGATTGCACGTTAAACAGTCACGATGATGTTTCTTCGGAGAAATCGAACAGATATTTAAATCGTATGGTAGAGTCGGTTCCATCGATTCAACCGACTCATCGCTCGGCCGTCTCGTCGGCTTCAGAGTCTTCCCGACTCTCTAGCGAGACTGGCCTGAGCTGTTTCGATGCAAGTTCGACGCTTTCCAGCGCTTCGAACGACACCAAACAAAGCAATGACGAGGTTACGATAAGAACGTATGCTGGATTGAGCGCGTCTACTCAAGAACGTATACGAAGATTTGAACAGGAAACAAAGGCAATGTTACAGAGGGATCGGAATCGACAAAGACGCGAAGCTGAaaggagagaagaagagagacgGAGAATCGAGATGGAATGGCAATTGGCTAAACGTGAAATGGAAAACGACGATCTGCTCGACAGTATAGTAGACACAACTGTGACAACACCTACTACTTATCTTTCGTCCACAACGAGACTTTCTAGTTTTAACGACAGGCTTGCCGATAAATCTTTCCTCGATATCGGTTCCCGATCGACTGCTCGAATGCCGTCTTTATCGATAGCTGTGCAGCAACAACCCACGCCCGTTAGACGAGTGTCGCAACTCGCAGACGAACCTGCTACGATTCTGCCCTCGGAGAACGTCTCCAACACTAtcataaagaaattgaaaaccGATTCAGAG CAGTCACTGGAAAAATCTACGACGCTACCGCCAATTCGTTATGGCAGTTTGGATTCTCTGCACGAAACACACAACGTTTCTCAGTCGTCGCTTTCACCGACCAATCAACAACGGAAACCCCTTTCCAGTGATGTCTCGGACGATG GTAGCGATTTGCTGACCAGCTTGACGACCACGTTCGATCGTAAATGGAAGTCCCTGGTAAATTCGTCGAATCAAACGATTCGTGGATCCGCTACGGAGAATCTGTCTCTCAGCGACGAGGACGCTGCGATAACgcgagactcgcaaaacttgCGAAATCAAcgtggaggaggaggagggttacgagaagagaaagaagaacacAAAACAGCTTGTCCTCAATCATGCTCGATTGAAACTTATCGGGATCCGAGCCTCCATAAAACATCTATCGAAAAGCATCAATACGTTCGTCAAAAAAAT GATGCTCCGGAAAAGGATACGGATTCATCGGTAACAGAGAATAGCAGCGTCGATCGACCGGATAATACCGATATGCCGGATAACGATCGAAGCGCTAACGTACGAAAAAGGGTGGAACCGAAGCAAGAGCAATTGCGATCGAGCAAAGAAACAACGACCACGGCGACGGCGACGGCGACGGCGACGGTTTACGAAGCAAGTTTAGCAGCGAACGAACCGCAAGAATGCTGTAGGCACGAGAAGGAAACGTCGGTGTTAGCGCAAAATGGTGGTAAAGCGATCGACGATGTAAAAGATTTTCGACACGATGTCGATTCAGCGAATTATTCGAACAAGctggaaaaatttgaaagtctGACGAATTCCGAAGTCAGATCGCGGCTGAAAAGATCCGAATCTTTAAATAAGAGATCTGAAAATACCTCGTCCAAGTTGAAGAGGTCCGAAAGTTTGAACAAACATTCTGTCGAGAGGCTCTCGTCCCCGACCAATGGCAAGTTGAAACGCTCTGAAAGTTTGAACAAGCATTCGGAAAGATCCGATTCTCCGAACAGTAAATTAAAGCGATCGGAGTCGCTGACAAAAACTGAGAAAACTGAGTGTAATATTAGCAAGAGACGACAATCCGTTAGAAAAGATAGTGCGacgaaattaaaacgaaaaaacgGTATGCCCGAACGATCGATCAAGCGCAGGCACACTGTAGGCGGTACCAAGGATTTCGACAAAGTACATTGGTTGGATAATAAACTGCAAGTCGAGGCTGAGAGAGTGGTCAGAAACGAATATAGACCGAAGAAAAGCCAATTGAGAACAAGTTCTCCGGATTTAAGTACTGGTCGTATCGGTCTTACCGATACTAGTTTTCTCATCGAGGTCAGTTTTCGTGGCCCGAGTAACGTCGTTTTTAACGTGACTAACGCTCGTCCACAGTCTTTACCGGATACTAGCTTGACTTCTAAAGTGTTTAAAGTACCTCTGGAGAGTCACGTTTAA